In Paenibacillus kyungheensis, the following are encoded in one genomic region:
- a CDS encoding YxiJ family protein yields the protein MKELLVKLEQIDKYYQNIINADVSSRWTTEILEEFEDEFKRYARNEVINADLSTYTAYIEPTCEYKTIEKKIQDAENRYHMKKWLSKSFFEWFPKYQFLEKYDLSDYPKLNNQLNYMNELRTVALQVIDTYEQSLAEKYRNPKN from the coding sequence TTGAAAGAATTATTAGTAAAGTTAGAACAAATTGATAAGTATTATCAAAATATAATCAATGCTGATGTTTCTAGTCGTTGGACTACTGAAATACTTGAAGAATTTGAAGATGAATTTAAAAGATATGCTCGCAATGAAGTAATCAATGCTGATCTTAGCACATATACTGCCTATATCGAACCTACATGTGAGTATAAGACAATAGAAAAGAAAATACAGGATGCAGAAAATCGCTATCATATGAAAAAATGGTTGTCTAAAAGCTTTTTTGAGTGGTTTCCTAAATACCAATTTCTTGAGAAATACGACTTAAGTGATTATCCTAAACTGAACAATCAGTTGAATTATATGAATGAATTACGTACAGTTGCTTTGCAGGTTATTGATACTTATGAGCAAAGTTTAGCTGAAAAATATAGGAATCCCAAAAATTAG
- a CDS encoding MbcA/ParS/Xre antitoxin family protein, producing MSDIYDIYGEKYNKDSWQKFVDIHQELYDPIDPLLKTKMSQTTIPKDIQIVLLAKLGEYTFQWIERTIPALDHQTPLSYLQTEQGTNALRAAIMRMPN from the coding sequence ATGTCTGATATATACGATATTTATGGTGAAAAATACAATAAAGACAGTTGGCAAAAATTTGTCGATATTCATCAAGAGCTATACGATCCTATCGATCCTTTATTAAAAACAAAAATGAGCCAGACTACTATTCCAAAAGACATTCAAATCGTACTACTTGCTAAGTTAGGTGAATATACATTCCAATGGATTGAACGGACTATCCCAGCGTTAGATCATCAAACACCGCTGTCTTATTTGCAAACTGAACAAGGAACCAATGCACTTAGAGCAGCCATCATGCGCATGCCTAATTAG